In one window of Microbacterium maritypicum DNA:
- the yidD gene encoding membrane protein insertion efficiency factor YidD has translation MSALPASSIGTAHLRSQDLVRSIPVIPRNLVLGFLTAYRKVISPMYGDVCAYYPSCSAYAVGAVQQHGAVKGAALSAWRILRCNPWTTGGVDDVRPHDHFRYDLTAHGFVVPSRKD, from the coding sequence ATGAGCGCCCTTCCGGCTTCGTCGATCGGGACTGCGCATCTTCGCTCGCAGGACCTGGTGCGCAGCATCCCCGTGATCCCCCGCAATCTGGTGCTGGGGTTTCTGACCGCGTATCGCAAGGTGATCTCCCCGATGTATGGAGATGTCTGTGCGTACTACCCCAGCTGTTCCGCCTACGCTGTAGGTGCGGTGCAGCAGCACGGCGCAGTGAAGGGAGCGGCGCTCTCGGCATGGCGCATCCTCCGCTGCAACCCCTGGACCACCGGCGGCGTCGATGACGTCCGTCCGCACGACCACTTCCGCTACGACCTGACCGCACACGGTTTCGTCGTCCCTTCCCGAAAGGACTGA